ACATTCGCGCCAGCGGCGTCGTTCCCGTACCGCAGCCGAAGCCCGCGACCCTGTTCGGATCCGGCAAGTCGAAGAACTCGCTGGCGTGGTCCGCATGGAAGAAGCCGAGCTTGTCATCGTCGACCATCCACTGACGCCCGTCCAGCAGCGCAATCTGGAAACGGCCTGGCAGGCAAAGGTCCTCGACCGGACCGGGCTGATCCTGGAGATATTCGGCGAACGCGCCAGAACGCGGGAAGGGCGCCTGCAAGTCGAGTTGGCCCATCTCGTCTATCAGAAGAGCCGGCTGGTCCGCTCCTGGACCCATCTGGAACGGCAACGGGGCGGCTTCGGCTTTCTCGGCGGTCCCGGCGAAACCCAGATCGAAACCGACCGGCGCCTGCTTTCCGAGCGCATCACCAAGATCCAAAACGAGCTGGAGCATGTGCGCCAAACGCGGACGCTGCACCGGAAGTCGCGCCAGCGCGTCCCGTATCCGGCGGTGGCGCTCGTGGGCTACACCAATGCCGGCAAGTCCACGCTGTTCAACACGCTGACCGGCGCCGAGGTCCTGGCCCAGGACATCCTGTTCGCCACGCTCGATCCCACCATTCGCGCGCTCCAGCTGCCGAACGGATCGAAATCCGTCCTGTCCGACACGGTGGGCTTCATCTCGGACCTGCCGACCACGCTCGTGGCCGCGTTCCGCGCGACGCTCGAGGAGGTGCAGGAGGCGGACCTCATCCTCCATGTTCGAGACATTTCAGACGGCGCGACGGCGAGCCAGCGCGCCGACGTGAACGCGGTTCTCGCCGATCTCGGGATCAACGCCGACGAGGAGCCGGACCGCGTGCTCGAAGTCTGGAACAAGGCCGATCTACTCGATCCTGACGCCCTGGAACACGCCCGGAACGAGGCGGCGCGGCACGGTGCCATCCTGGTCTCCGCCGTGAGCGGGCAGGGCCTCGACGCCTTGCTCGCGGAAATCGAAACCCGCCTGAACCGCCGCCGGCAGACTCTGGAGATTGTGGTACAGCCGCAAGAAGGCGCTCTCTCGAACTGGATCTATGAGAACTGCGAAGTGATCAGCCGCGCCGATCTTGGAGAGGGCGCCGTGTCCTTGCGCATTCGCGTCGCGCCGGAGAAGCGCGACAAGCTCGCGCGCGTCGCTGGCGCATCGCGCTTACAGACCGCGGACGAGTAGGGGGCTCCCTACTCCGAATCTGCGCTGGAAGCGTCTTGGTCTTGGTCGCCAGCTTTCTCCGCACGCTTGGCCGCGTTCCAAAGCGCCTCCATCTCGTCGAGATCTGCGTCCTTCGGCGTGCGGCCCTCGGCGGCCAGCGCGGTCTCGATGTGCTGAAACCGGCGAATGAACTTGTTGCAGGTGCCCCGTAAGGCCGATTCCGGATCGACGTGCAGGTGTCTGGCCACGTTGGCCAACACAAAGGCGACATCACCGAATTCGTCCGCGATACGCTCCTGAGGCTCGCCGTGGGCGATGGCTTCCTTGAGCTCAGACAACTCTTCCTCGACCTTCTCGATAATCAGTCCGACGTCGGACCAATCGAACCCGACATCCGCCGCGCGCTTCTGGAGCTTGGCGGCACGCGTCAGCCCCGGCATGCCCACAGGCACATCGTTGAGGATGCTTGTCGGATCGGTGGCTTCGCCCCGCGCGGCCTTTTCCTCGGCCTTGATCTGTTCCCACAGACCCGAGCCGAGAAACTCATCGCGGCGGGTAGGGTCCTCGAACACGTGCGGATGCCGCCGGATCATCTTCCTGGTGATGGCATCGGCGACGTCATCGAACGCGAATGCTCCCGTCTCGTTGGCGAGTTGCGCGTGGTAGACGACCTGCAACAGCAGATCCCCGAGTTCGTCCTTCAGCCCATCAAGGTCGCCACGCTCGATGGCATCGGCCACCTCATACGCTTCTTCGATCGTGTAGGGGGCGATGGTCGCAAAGCTCTGCTTCACGTCCCACGGACAACCCGTCTCAGGATCGCGCAGCCGCGCCATGACGGCCAGCAGATCGGCCAGCGTATAGGTTTTGTCGTCCGGCTTGATGCGCGATCCGGTCATGAATTCCATCCCATAGCGCTCAACCTTATAGGTTCAATTTTAGACGCTAGATCATGGCCTTAGGGGAGCATCCTGAACTCGCCACAACCCATACCCGGAATTCGCATAAGGTATATTATGGAAAATATCGGATATGGGGCTTAGTGGGCTGACGGCGCTTCCACAGCGCCGCCGTCTGCCCCTGCAGCGATCTATCGCCGCTCGTACTGATCCCGGATAAAGCGGTCGAGCAAGCGTACGCCGAAGCCCGATCCCCAGCTTCGATTGACCTCGGTCGGCTCCGACGCCATGGCGGTGCCGGCGATGTCCAGATGCGCCCACGGCGTATCCGGCTTGATGAAGCGCTGCAGGAATTGCGCGGCCGAGATCGAGCCGCCCCAGCGACCGCCCGTGTTCTTGATGTCCGCAACCTTGGAGTCGATGAGCTTGTCGTATTTCGGGCCGAGCGGCAGCCGCCACAGCGTCTCGCCGGTCTCCTTGCCCGCGGCGGTCAGTTGCTCGGACAGTTCGTCGTTGTTCGAGAAGAGACCCGCATGCAGCTTGCCGAGCGCCACCATTACGGCGCCGTGAGCGTCGGCGAGGTTGATGACGGCCTTCGGCTTGAATTTCTCCTGGGCGTACCAGAGGCAGTCGGCCAGGACCATGCGCCCTTCCGCGTCGGTGTTGAGCACTTCGATCGTGGTGCCCGACATGGACTCGACCACATCGCCGGGGCGCGTCGCCGTCCCGCTCGGCATGTTCTCCACCAAGCCGATCACGCCGACCACGTTGACCTTCGCCTTGCGTTCGGCAAGCGCGAGCATGAGCCCGGCGACGCAGCCCGCGCCGCCCATGTCGCCTTTCATATCCTCCATGCCGGCGGCGGGCTTCAGAGAGATGCCGCCCGTATCGAAGGTCACGCCCTTACCGACAATTGCGATCGGGTCGCCGCCCTTCTGGCCGCCGCCTTTCCACTGCATCACCGCGACATGGCTGGTGTTCTCACTGCCCTGCCCAACGGCCAGAAGCGCACCCATGCCGAGCCGCTTCATCTGAGCCTCGCTCAGGACGGTGACTTGCACGCCGGCCTTGGTCAGCGTCTTGGCACGGGCCGCGAACTCGGCAGGGTTCAGTACGTTGGCCGGCTCGTTGACGAGATCGCGCGCGAAATTGACGCCATCGAGGATGGCACGCTCCGGCGTGTAGGCCCGTCCGGCCGCCCGCGGGTCGGCGCAATGGATAACGAGACGCTTGAGCGATTTGTCGTCGTCGTTCTTCGTGGGCTTCTTGGATTTGTATTTGTCGAACGTGTAGTTGCGAAGCTGCGCCCCAAGCGCGAAGCTCGCGACGTCCTCAGGCGTGATGTCGTCTTTCGCCGTCTCGAGATAGACATGCGCCGTATCCCCTTCCCGGCCTGTCAGCTTGCCGCGAACCGCGCCGCCGAAATTGAGCCAGTCGTCGTTCGCATAGTCCTTGAGCTTGCCGAGACCCACGAGAACGATCCGCGCGAACTTGACGCCTTGCGGTGCGAGCACATCAACGCTCGTTCCCTGCTTGCCCTTGAAGCCGGCGATCTTCGCGGCCTGTCGCAGCAGACCCTTGGTCTTCTTGTCGAGATCCTGCGCGGCCGGCGTGAGCTTGGGGCCCTCCTCGGCGAAGACAACAGCGATACCGTCGGCGGCGGCGCCGGTCGGGCTGGCAAAGGACAACGTCGTCGGTTTGGTCAAGGCAAACTCCATCGGTGTGGGTCACGCCGCCTTAAGGAGAGGCGGCGGTCGGCAGGAAACAGCCTTCGCGGGCGCCCGCGCGCCCGTGGTGCAACAATGCAACAGCGGCAGGAAATCGTTCGACCTTCGTAAGTGTTGCGTGGGGCGAAAGCAACCCATAGGGAATGGCCGAAATTCCGCCACGTTAAACTGGTCAAATTCCCGATAGAAACCAGCCGCTTGACGTGAATTTGGGGGCATCTTCGCGGGGCTCGGTTTTGGGACGTTTAGGGGACACCGAAAATTCAGGCTCATGACGCTCTTTAGCCGATACATGTTTCGGCAGGTGACGAGTGCGTTTCTCCTCATTCTGCTGACGCTGACGGCCATCATCTGGCTGGCTACAGCGTTGAAACAGCTCGACCTTATTACCTCGCAAGGTCAGGGCCTGATTATCTTTTT
The nucleotide sequence above comes from Methyloceanibacter stevinii. Encoded proteins:
- a CDS encoding leucyl aminopeptidase, which gives rise to MEFALTKPTTLSFASPTGAAADGIAVVFAEEGPKLTPAAQDLDKKTKGLLRQAAKIAGFKGKQGTSVDVLAPQGVKFARIVLVGLGKLKDYANDDWLNFGGAVRGKLTGREGDTAHVYLETAKDDITPEDVASFALGAQLRNYTFDKYKSKKPTKNDDDKSLKRLVIHCADPRAAGRAYTPERAILDGVNFARDLVNEPANVLNPAEFAARAKTLTKAGVQVTVLSEAQMKRLGMGALLAVGQGSENTSHVAVMQWKGGGQKGGDPIAIVGKGVTFDTGGISLKPAAGMEDMKGDMGGAGCVAGLMLALAERKAKVNVVGVIGLVENMPSGTATRPGDVVESMSGTTIEVLNTDAEGRMVLADCLWYAQEKFKPKAVINLADAHGAVMVALGKLHAGLFSNNDELSEQLTAAGKETGETLWRLPLGPKYDKLIDSKVADIKNTGGRWGGSISAAQFLQRFIKPDTPWAHLDIAGTAMASEPTEVNRSWGSGFGVRLLDRFIRDQYERR
- the mazG gene encoding nucleoside triphosphate pyrophosphohydrolase — protein: MTGSRIKPDDKTYTLADLLAVMARLRDPETGCPWDVKQSFATIAPYTIEEAYEVADAIERGDLDGLKDELGDLLLQVVYHAQLANETGAFAFDDVADAITRKMIRRHPHVFEDPTRRDEFLGSGLWEQIKAEEKAARGEATDPTSILNDVPVGMPGLTRAAKLQKRAADVGFDWSDVGLIIEKVEEELSELKEAIAHGEPQERIADEFGDVAFVLANVARHLHVDPESALRGTCNKFIRRFQHIETALAAEGRTPKDADLDEMEALWNAAKRAEKAGDQDQDASSADSE